From the Desulfofundulus luciae genome, the window CTCCTCGCATCGTATCTGGACATGGAGGTAATAAAAAGGGAACTGCCGGATGGAATAGCGGGCCTGGTGGCCGAATTATACGAGTCCGTGATGATAATACTGGATCCTTCCCTGCCGGACTGCGAAGCCAGGTACATAGTTGCCCACGAGATATACCACCACCTGGACGAGCATCCGGACCTGCGTCTCCTGAAGCGCACTTTCTTTGGGGACAAGTACGAATACAGATCGGACTTATTCGCCGCCGCGCTCCTGATCGACGAAATGCCTGAAGAGGGGGAAACGGACGTTAGCTTCGCTGCCAGGCTGGGGATACCTGTACGACTCGTCCGCCTCTGGTTCTTCCCGGCGGCGTGAC encodes:
- a CDS encoding ImmA/IrrE family metallo-endopeptidase codes for the protein MELVFVTLLRKGCVSIMISSERKKVIASIERLVAQFRTRNPFLLASYLDMEVIKRELPDGIAGLVAELYESVMIILDPSLPDCEARYIVAHEIYHHLDEHPDLRLLKRTFFGDKYEYRSDLFAAALLIDEMPEEGETDVSFAARLGIPVRLVRLWFFPAA